A single genomic interval of Acetobacteraceae bacterium harbors:
- a CDS encoding histidine phosphatase family protein, whose protein sequence is MTSHGHFLDAFGLTEGPKRFWLIRHAIVDKAARRKLYGTVDVALCPDRLEGQKAYYARLARRLPENAVWYSSPLTRTRDTAQAIFDNGYGTQDVTIEGRFIEQSLGNWQNLLLEDVPRQLQQKPHPFWSLSATECPPEGESMLDVCARVGHALDDLSEKHVGKNIVVVSHGGAIRAAIAHALKLHPETALHFCI, encoded by the coding sequence ATGACATCGCATGGACATTTTCTTGACGCTTTCGGATTGACGGAGGGGCCGAAGCGATTTTGGCTGATTCGTCACGCTATCGTGGACAAAGCGGCGCGACGTAAACTTTATGGCACGGTCGATGTGGCGTTGTGCCCTGACCGCCTTGAGGGCCAAAAGGCCTATTATGCCCGCCTCGCGCGGCGCCTTCCGGAAAACGCTGTTTGGTACAGCTCGCCTTTGACCCGCACGCGTGACACGGCACAGGCTATTTTTGACAACGGCTATGGCACGCAGGACGTGACGATTGAGGGGCGGTTCATTGAGCAGTCTCTCGGTAACTGGCAGAATCTTCTGCTGGAAGACGTCCCCCGGCAACTACAACAGAAGCCGCACCCATTCTGGTCGCTTTCCGCAACTGAATGCCCACCGGAAGGTGAGAGCATGTTGGATGTCTGCGCCCGTGTCGGACATGCTCTTGACGACCTTTCGGAGAAACATGTGGGAAAGAATATTGTCGTTGTCAGTCATGGCGGCGCCATTCGTGCCGCGATCGCCCACGCGCTGAAACTGCATCCTGAGACCGCCCTGCATTTCTGCATATAA